A stretch of the Zonotrichia albicollis isolate bZonAlb1 chromosome 31, bZonAlb1.hap1, whole genome shotgun sequence genome encodes the following:
- the LSM2 gene encoding U6 snRNA-associated Sm-like protein LSm2 isoform X3 produces the protein MLFYSFFKSLVGKDVVVELKNDLSICGTLHSVDQYLNIKLTDISVTDPEKYPHMLSVKNCFIRGSGLSLFLVYFSGFWGFLVGILGFFSGFWGSR, from the exons ATG CTGTTCTACTCCTTCTTCAAGTCCCTGGTGGGCAAGGACGTGGTGGTGGAGCTCAAGAACGACCTCAG CATCTGCGGCACGCTGCACTCGGTGGATCAG TACCTGAACATCAAATTGACCGACATCAGCGTGACGGACCCCGAGAAGTACCCGCACATG CTTTCGGTCAAGAACTGCTTCATCCGTGGTTCTGGGTTATCTCTGTTTTTGGTGTATTTcagtggtttttgggggtttttggtggggattttggggtttttcagcggtttttgggggtctcggtaa
- the LSM2 gene encoding U6 snRNA-associated Sm-like protein LSm2 isoform X2 has product MLFYSFFKSLVGKDVVVELKNDLSICGTLHSVDQYLNIKLTDISVTDPEKYPHMLSVKNCFIRGSVVRYVQLPADEVDTQLLQDAARKEALQQKQ; this is encoded by the exons ATG CTGTTCTACTCCTTCTTCAAGTCCCTGGTGGGCAAGGACGTGGTGGTGGAGCTCAAGAACGACCTCAG CATCTGCGGCACGCTGCACTCGGTGGATCAG TACCTGAACATCAAATTGACCGACATCAGCGTGACGGACCCCGAGAAGTACCCGCACATG CTCTCGGTG AAGAACTGCTTCATCCGCGGCTCCGTGGTTCGCTACGTGCAGCTGCCCGCGGACGAGGTGGACacgcagctgctgcaggacgcGGCGCGCAAGGAGGCGCTGCAGCAGAAGCAGTGA
- the LSM2 gene encoding U6 snRNA-associated Sm-like protein LSm2 isoform X1: MLFYSFFKSLVGKDVVVELKNDLSICGTLHSVDQYLNIKLTDISVTDPEKYPHMLSVKNCFICGSGLSLFFGVFQWFLGGFWWGFLGFFSSFWGSQ, encoded by the exons ATG CTGTTCTACTCCTTCTTCAAGTCCCTGGTGGGCAAGGACGTGGTGGTGGAGCTCAAGAACGACCTCAG CATCTGCGGCACGCTGCACTCGGTGGATCAG TACCTGAACATCAAATTGACCGACATCAGCGTGACGGACCCCGAGAAGTACCCGCACATG CTCTCAGTCAAGAACTGCTTCATCTGCGGTTCTGGGTTATCTCTGTTTTTTGGTGTATTTcagtggtttttggggggtttttggtggggttttttggggtttttcagcagtttttgggggtctcagtaa